A DNA window from Paenibacillus sp. HWE-109 contains the following coding sequences:
- a CDS encoding pseudouridine synthase, producing MKQTQRLDKILAHVGIGTRSELKRLAKEGAIFVNGAKVKDSGMQVNPDTDVITVNGETVLYREFVYLMMNKPQGVVSATEDNRDRTVVDLLDAAYAPFEVFPVGRLDKDTEGFLLLTNDGKLAHNLLSPRKHVPKTYFAKVEWEVTETDRESFSQGVILDDGYETLPGILRILQGGSESEGVHAEIELTIMEGKFHQVKRMFQAVGKKVVYLKRISMGPIALDPTLALGQVRELSKEELLALQNAHESHL from the coding sequence ATGAAACAAACTCAACGGCTCGATAAAATACTCGCCCATGTGGGCATTGGCACGCGCTCTGAACTCAAGCGCCTTGCCAAAGAAGGCGCGATTTTCGTCAATGGCGCTAAAGTTAAAGATAGCGGTATGCAGGTGAATCCTGATACAGATGTCATCACAGTGAATGGAGAAACAGTCCTGTACCGTGAATTCGTTTACCTGATGATGAATAAGCCGCAGGGCGTTGTCTCTGCTACGGAAGACAATCGCGATCGCACCGTTGTTGATCTATTGGACGCAGCGTATGCTCCATTCGAAGTTTTTCCTGTGGGACGACTGGATAAGGATACAGAGGGCTTCCTTTTGCTAACCAACGATGGCAAGCTTGCGCATAATCTGCTTTCACCGCGTAAGCATGTACCCAAAACGTACTTTGCTAAAGTGGAGTGGGAGGTCACTGAAACGGATCGTGAATCGTTCTCGCAGGGGGTCATCTTAGACGACGGTTATGAGACGCTTCCAGGTATTTTGCGCATATTGCAGGGAGGAAGTGAGTCCGAAGGGGTACATGCTGAGATTGAACTCACAATAATGGAAGGTAAATTTCATCAAGTGAAGCGTATGTTTCAAGCAGTCGGCAAAAAAGTCGTCTATTTGAAACGAATCTCCATGGGACCGATCGCTCTCGATCCCACATTGGCTCTGGGACAAGTGAGAGAATTGAGCAAAGAGGAGCTTCTTGCTCTGCAGAATGCTCATGAATCTCATTTATAA
- a CDS encoding PKD domain-containing protein: MLQKFIRRSIMSLIFIELMLQFLDSSGIHATSTIRLYYNFEQSNFSTSSISAQYSSSSTKDFENDVSSLINGSITGVTLSNQGGAGGTVRFASNKVMINNLGGGTTIVYGKTETRPMHQIYRQPKGEVWEHNASKTPYPIEFNGAYDGLEKSPFPGRIPSYGRKRYTTESFSYTNPTMFGPDLRYSYQSSLYTMNGASGDKIADYSKEGYAVTTAYTVDRPNNWFLSDATANLTGVGANITDGDKLVQNTIEIIKAEKPDIDYGAEPLAYGKGDILGKGMIRTMMLLDDSVPSVQVMDTFDLDGSGGLLRNYLMYAIGLWKGTTYKYQMYIDVTYTPPVKPDLAALSIDAGSCVALNVSTNITIKFKNLGIDIPSKSSFNITVAADGAVFKTFTYTSGVSSGQTITEVVPFIFSGTKSITLSVDSNDSIPESSSTNNVLSQMIVPQSSCSPSGGNFSGTTKADKPSILWKESNIIQADWTIPSGCTPVRGRFVLSQETGGYVQYGWSTLKASSTSDSSIFAYGMMGYLGYPGNLESGNVLIEYKLEDSCGGTSYFGTGTFRIGLKPPNRPPQFEIGWFADIDYYSRTPIMDAVVGDRLNVRLLPEIAPNHYDPDDDTVTFEWRFAESASTWIKSFPSQGYLKGEDKLTGLTAPNTVGDHMITARMCDPIGACTQKEATIQIMRPEPMPCINVPNRVVQNRPLSANAINGACSKPAKNRTIAQQFWTNKHLVYPTVGFETITLEVTDNYGVRNLPENKAIKQIHVEEDRPPVALINLPLMAVRGNVPFKDMSFSPDNDIIVATTASYQYDSDNDGNYEEHSPIAIPLIVGGYSSLPASQVGRYRVTVQTTEDWGLTDTKKFSIHITNDSPEVSFTVTSANPEPPLFNTMQENEMLMAFGDPWQGSSLINSNFDKVRNIGLTYNTVTKGFTSHYGKAPYNAPAANLVFTPSTVTLGMNASHSYNVPQLFSTQFLGKRYGVASIGGLLVTTLMADSTGGTINVNTGKPYSQPVVKYETGIYSGSTASHPGNYLSYDAKGGSYSLTCKYYYADYSDDDDVYHYWCDYTRTGANGNISWVKSFEYRGYSVLNYLQLPAESYQAGTSSFMEINDDGTKIKLPATLFKPNYCWYCGGDSSDWIDVETGVIVPASSISKPPLTSGATYEDTDVVVIGHSDDNNTYYNYSSSTNSSNYSMGNRGTITNYLTSYNKHTGVTTRLDISSVPYDDAERHSGGDANYLNGGEYTERKSFRDIRFTVSADGFVYVVDGLNKIVIANKHAVKLAEYTTAGMRPISTKSYSVLYEDYQFTMDGAGFGADGEFYVIAHERHYKDRRYNIIRTSCGSCSAGSYISSYDDDYTGSYEKYYYYTIKGAVVTKPDYGANELGQILKKDTDLSDADYYFDFMQTNPNYSVNSPSGISFRAQNHTNMYRLEVISNRLSLSKIINGVRTELRSSSIALPTTDFTNFKISVRGSKIKVRMGATPIFDVSDSTFNSGSYGAFIGGFGSQFRNVSVKIPILDTNKISDVGIAGESLTYQTEFNDPELDPHLKVKDKWQYEHTHSGKFLDAGDGKSGLSAFHGEVVTGDPIKLLDKVGIYRMTLWGTDDPAPSDYAYPNATFRAYQSESDPYIRNVLIHRRPISVLQVSQDPYYNVTYDDQSYDPDRWLSEGICSTESTGINYCANRGILDRKYEYILPDGTSEEGKISRVKEMGMYTFRVAVKDEFGAWSDWAEAFIWLNAPPINHAPFVQLISPSGVDYDHPSGSATTNPLFSWNAVDYDDDSMIKAYEIDVQYYWYDYYSNPQYRWISYANPNVVRSANAVSDGTVVPMSASYYMTLNSNQVYKVRVRVQDELGLWSGWDEKYMSSGFPPNAWLTYPNGTRTNPTAITGTSLIPSWNQSDADANTEFKSWQYRVLDENGMQLKYASVGGDYDVSRSGSYESGCSVDSDSGSRYGCSYYTRLTSWIAENPFSIGLLPNDGKPLQTQVRVYDGKYWSNWSNSGWFITNRPPTASMAVPSGSQTTPTIFSELRPTFKWNQSDSDPATTYMYFQLQITNEANNLMVVDSGQFYQGTMSNSGSWVVNQDLPAGEKLRVRVRVFDGIAWSNYSDQTWFYINRAPAADFDWSPKPVWEGDSVRIDNLSTDPDGDKLTALWMVEHPDGTVKQLSTKDVTDLFLNPGTYKISLTVTDNFLSSTAIKWMTVLPLTIQSSVNYTANWLIWHEKSGHQTSVPPKDFYSGEIFVVSSISSPAPVEEVTAWIDSTGIDGQPLYVSERLSTSAGDAVLFQGELFDPKFQSFSEGLPEGLQTIHFRIQYKNGIVKWEDIPIQIIGNVNKSVGVHRVQ, from the coding sequence ATGCTGCAAAAATTCATAAGACGCTCTATTATGTCCCTTATTTTTATAGAATTGATGTTACAATTTTTAGATTCAAGTGGAATACATGCAACCAGCACTATTAGACTTTATTACAATTTTGAACAAAGTAATTTTAGTACTTCATCAATTTCAGCACAATATTCATCATCCTCTACAAAAGACTTTGAAAATGATGTCAGTTCACTAATAAACGGTTCTATAACTGGAGTTACGTTAAGCAATCAAGGTGGAGCAGGTGGGACTGTCAGATTTGCATCAAATAAAGTAATGATAAATAACCTTGGTGGAGGAACTACCATTGTTTACGGTAAAACTGAGACGAGACCCATGCACCAAATTTATAGACAGCCCAAAGGTGAAGTATGGGAGCATAACGCTAGTAAAACACCATATCCAATTGAGTTTAATGGTGCTTATGATGGGTTAGAAAAGTCCCCGTTCCCCGGTAGGATACCATCTTATGGAAGGAAACGCTATACAACTGAGTCATTTAGTTATACAAATCCTACAATGTTTGGGCCAGACTTACGATACTCGTACCAATCCTCTTTATATACCATGAATGGAGCTAGCGGTGATAAGATAGCAGATTATTCTAAGGAAGGCTACGCAGTAACAACAGCATATACTGTGGATAGACCAAACAATTGGTTTCTTTCAGATGCAACTGCAAACTTAACTGGGGTAGGTGCAAATATTACTGATGGGGATAAACTTGTTCAGAATACAATTGAAATTATTAAAGCAGAAAAACCTGATATAGATTATGGAGCGGAACCGCTTGCCTATGGAAAAGGGGATATTTTAGGAAAAGGCATGATTCGCACGATGATGCTGTTAGATGATTCAGTACCGAGTGTTCAAGTGATGGATACTTTCGACTTAGATGGCTCTGGTGGGTTATTGAGAAATTATTTAATGTACGCCATAGGCCTATGGAAAGGAACAACCTACAAATACCAAATGTACATAGACGTAACCTACACCCCGCCAGTCAAACCCGATCTTGCTGCGCTTTCCATCGACGCAGGATCCTGTGTTGCCTTGAATGTCAGTACCAACATCACGATCAAGTTTAAAAATCTGGGTATCGATATACCAAGCAAATCCTCTTTTAATATAACGGTGGCTGCAGATGGTGCAGTCTTCAAAACTTTCACTTACACCTCAGGTGTCAGTTCTGGACAAACAATTACGGAGGTGGTCCCCTTCATATTCAGTGGTACGAAAAGTATCACACTTTCTGTCGACTCCAATGATTCAATCCCCGAGTCAAGTTCAACCAACAATGTGTTGAGTCAAATGATAGTTCCCCAGTCCAGCTGCTCACCGAGTGGTGGCAATTTCAGCGGGACTACGAAAGCAGATAAACCATCAATACTGTGGAAAGAAAGCAATATCATACAAGCGGATTGGACGATTCCTTCTGGTTGTACGCCTGTGAGGGGCAGGTTTGTTTTATCGCAAGAAACAGGGGGCTATGTACAATATGGTTGGAGTACGTTGAAGGCTTCGTCTACTAGCGACAGTTCTATTTTTGCCTATGGGATGATGGGATATCTCGGATATCCAGGAAACTTGGAGAGCGGAAATGTATTAATCGAGTATAAGCTTGAAGATAGCTGTGGAGGGACCTCTTATTTTGGTACTGGTACTTTTAGGATTGGACTTAAGCCACCCAACCGTCCTCCCCAATTTGAGATTGGCTGGTTTGCAGATATTGATTACTACAGCCGTACACCTATTATGGACGCTGTAGTGGGCGATAGACTGAATGTTCGTTTATTACCTGAAATTGCTCCAAATCATTATGATCCTGATGATGATACTGTGACTTTTGAATGGCGGTTCGCCGAAAGCGCAAGCACGTGGATAAAAAGTTTTCCATCACAAGGTTATTTAAAAGGCGAGGATAAGTTAACTGGGCTAACTGCACCCAACACAGTAGGCGATCATATGATTACAGCGCGAATGTGCGACCCGATAGGAGCTTGTACACAAAAAGAAGCGACGATCCAAATTATGCGCCCCGAACCAATGCCATGTATAAACGTTCCTAATCGTGTCGTTCAAAATAGACCACTGTCAGCCAATGCAATAAATGGCGCTTGCAGTAAACCAGCAAAAAATAGAACAATTGCACAGCAATTTTGGACCAATAAACATCTGGTTTATCCTACTGTGGGTTTTGAAACCATAACGCTTGAAGTTACGGATAATTACGGAGTGCGAAATTTACCAGAGAATAAAGCCATTAAACAAATTCATGTTGAGGAAGACAGACCACCTGTCGCTTTAATTAATTTACCGCTGATGGCTGTTCGGGGAAATGTCCCTTTTAAGGATATGTCCTTTAGTCCAGATAACGATATCATTGTTGCTACAACAGCAAGTTATCAATATGACAGCGATAATGATGGAAATTATGAAGAGCACTCCCCTATAGCAATACCATTGATAGTTGGGGGTTATTCATCGCTTCCAGCAAGTCAAGTGGGTAGATATCGAGTCACGGTTCAGACCACTGAAGACTGGGGATTGACGGATACGAAAAAGTTTTCAATTCATATTACAAATGATTCGCCAGAGGTTTCTTTTACTGTGACTAGTGCAAATCCGGAGCCGCCACTTTTTAATACCATGCAAGAGAATGAGATGCTGATGGCTTTTGGAGATCCATGGCAAGGTTCCAGTCTGATCAATTCAAATTTCGATAAAGTGAGAAATATTGGACTTACCTATAACACGGTGACGAAAGGTTTTACGTCTCATTACGGCAAGGCTCCTTACAACGCACCAGCTGCAAATCTTGTTTTTACACCTTCAACCGTTACACTAGGCATGAATGCAAGTCATAGCTACAACGTTCCGCAGCTTTTCAGCACTCAATTCCTTGGAAAAAGGTATGGCGTTGCCTCAATTGGTGGATTGTTGGTAACAACGCTGATGGCTGATTCAACGGGTGGTACGATCAATGTAAATACGGGAAAACCTTATTCTCAGCCCGTTGTCAAATACGAAACAGGTATTTATTCAGGATCGACAGCTAGTCATCCTGGGAACTATTTATCCTATGATGCGAAAGGAGGTTCTTACTCCTTAACTTGCAAATATTATTACGCGGATTACAGCGACGACGATGATGTCTATCATTATTGGTGTGATTACACAAGAACAGGTGCCAATGGGAATATTTCTTGGGTGAAAAGCTTTGAATATAGAGGTTATAGTGTATTAAACTACCTGCAGCTTCCTGCCGAATCTTATCAAGCGGGTACTTCTTCTTTTATGGAGATTAATGATGATGGGACGAAAATAAAACTTCCTGCTACTTTATTTAAACCCAATTATTGTTGGTACTGTGGCGGTGATTCTTCGGATTGGATTGATGTAGAAACAGGGGTGATCGTTCCGGCATCTTCGATTAGTAAACCTCCGCTGACAAGTGGTGCAACATACGAAGATACTGACGTTGTTGTTATTGGGCATAGCGATGATAACAATACATATTACAATTACAGTAGTAGTACGAATAGCAGTAATTACAGCATGGGCAATAGGGGCACAATCACAAATTATTTGACATCCTACAATAAGCACACAGGAGTGACTACAAGGCTTGACATTAGTAGTGTTCCTTACGATGATGCTGAGAGACATAGTGGTGGGGATGCCAATTATTTAAATGGCGGAGAGTATACAGAAAGAAAGTCATTTCGAGATATACGGTTTACGGTTTCGGCTGATGGTTTCGTTTATGTCGTTGACGGTTTGAATAAAATAGTTATCGCCAACAAGCATGCTGTTAAGCTTGCCGAATATACTACCGCTGGAATGAGACCTATTAGTACGAAAAGTTATTCTGTCTTGTATGAAGATTACCAGTTTACGATGGATGGTGCAGGTTTCGGGGCAGATGGTGAGTTTTATGTGATCGCACATGAGCGTCATTATAAGGATCGGCGTTACAATATTATCCGTACCTCCTGCGGCTCTTGTAGTGCGGGCAGTTATATATCGAGTTATGATGATGATTATACGGGTTCCTACGAAAAGTATTACTATTACACGATCAAAGGTGCAGTAGTGACGAAACCAGATTATGGTGCGAACGAGTTGGGGCAAATTTTGAAGAAGGATACGGATCTCTCGGACGCTGATTATTACTTTGATTTTATGCAGACGAATCCGAACTACAGTGTCAATTCTCCATCGGGCATTAGTTTCAGAGCACAAAATCATACTAATATGTATAGGCTAGAAGTGATTTCAAACCGATTATCGCTATCCAAAATAATAAATGGTGTAAGAACTGAATTACGTTCAAGTTCGATAGCATTACCTACAACAGATTTTACTAATTTTAAAATATCTGTCCGGGGCTCCAAAATAAAAGTAAGGATGGGAGCGACGCCGATTTTTGATGTTTCGGATAGTACGTTTAATTCGGGTAGTTATGGAGCATTTATTGGTGGTTTTGGCTCGCAGTTTCGTAATGTCTCGGTGAAGATTCCCATCCTCGACACCAATAAAATAAGCGATGTGGGTATAGCGGGTGAATCGTTGACTTATCAAACGGAGTTCAATGACCCAGAATTAGATCCACACCTTAAGGTCAAGGACAAATGGCAATACGAGCATACCCATTCAGGGAAGTTTCTAGATGCCGGGGATGGCAAAAGTGGACTCTCTGCCTTCCATGGAGAAGTTGTTACGGGCGATCCAATTAAACTTTTGGACAAGGTCGGTATCTATCGGATGACTTTGTGGGGGACGGATGATCCTGCGCCTAGTGATTATGCTTACCCAAATGCTACCTTCAGAGCTTACCAATCGGAATCAGATCCATATATCAGAAATGTATTGATTCACAGAAGGCCGATTAGCGTTCTTCAGGTGTCACAGGATCCTTATTATAATGTGACTTATGATGATCAAAGCTACGATCCGGATCGCTGGTTATCAGAAGGGATATGTTCGACGGAATCTACAGGCATCAATTACTGTGCGAATAGAGGTATTCTTGATCGTAAATACGAGTACATTTTACCTGATGGCACCTCTGAAGAAGGTAAAATAAGCAGAGTAAAAGAAATGGGCATGTACACGTTCAGGGTGGCTGTCAAAGATGAATTTGGCGCTTGGTCTGACTGGGCAGAAGCTTTTATTTGGCTTAATGCTCCGCCGATTAATCATGCCCCTTTTGTCCAACTTATCTCACCCTCTGGTGTGGATTATGACCATCCCTCGGGATCTGCCACTACGAATCCGCTTTTTTCGTGGAATGCTGTGGATTATGATGATGACAGTATGATTAAGGCTTACGAAATTGATGTGCAGTATTACTGGTACGATTATTATAGCAATCCTCAGTACCGTTGGATTAGCTATGCGAATCCCAATGTTGTCAGATCAGCGAATGCAGTAAGTGATGGAACAGTCGTCCCTATGTCGGCCTCCTACTATATGACCTTGAACAGTAATCAAGTGTATAAAGTTAGAGTAAGGGTTCAGGATGAATTGGGGTTATGGTCTGGATGGGATGAAAAATACATGAGCAGCGGCTTTCCCCCAAATGCATGGCTGACATACCCGAACGGAACTCGAACAAACCCAACAGCAATAACAGGGACTTCACTGATCCCATCATGGAACCAATCCGATGCTGATGCGAATACAGAATTCAAAAGCTGGCAGTACCGCGTTTTGGATGAAAACGGAATGCAGCTGAAGTACGCTTCTGTTGGGGGGGATTATGATGTTTCACGAAGTGGGTCCTATGAATCTGGATGCAGCGTGGATTCGGACTCAGGATCGAGGTACGGATGTTCCTACTACACGCGGTTAACTTCATGGATTGCTGAAAATCCGTTCTCCATAGGGCTGCTGCCGAATGACGGAAAACCTTTACAAACGCAAGTTCGTGTCTACGATGGGAAGTACTGGTCTAATTGGTCGAACTCGGGTTGGTTTATTACTAATCGTCCACCAACAGCCAGCATGGCTGTACCCAGCGGGTCGCAGACGACGCCTACTATTTTTTCAGAGTTAAGGCCTACTTTTAAGTGGAATCAATCTGATTCTGATCCGGCCACAACGTATATGTATTTCCAATTGCAGATTACGAATGAAGCGAACAACCTTATGGTTGTTGATTCCGGTCAGTTCTATCAAGGAACGATGTCTAATTCAGGAAGTTGGGTCGTAAATCAAGATTTGCCAGCAGGGGAGAAGCTTCGTGTACGTGTTAGAGTTTTTGATGGAATTGCTTGGTCTAACTACTCAGATCAAACGTGGTTTTACATAAATCGCGCACCGGCAGCAGATTTTGATTGGTCCCCTAAGCCAGTTTGGGAAGGTGATAGTGTTCGGATCGACAATTTATCAACGGATCCTGACGGTGATAAGTTAACCGCTCTCTGGATGGTTGAGCATCCCGATGGGACTGTCAAACAACTTTCCACGAAAGATGTGACAGATCTCTTCTTAAATCCTGGCACGTATAAGATTTCGTTAACTGTTACTGATAATTTTCTCTCCTCAACGGCTATCAAATGGATGACAGTACTTCCTTTAACGATTCAATCCAGCGTGAATTACACAGCTAATTGGCTGATATGGCATGAGAAAAGCGGTCATCAAACATCAGTACCTCCTAAAGATTTTTATTCTGGGGAAATTTTCGTAGTATCCAGTATCAGTTCACCGGCCCCAGTGGAGGAAGTGACAGCATGGATCGATTCGACGGGGATAGATGGGCAGCCGCTTTATGTGTCTGAGCGCTTGAGCACTTCAGCAGGAGATGCCGTTTTATTTCAGGGTGAATTATTTGATCCGAAGTTTCAGTCTTTTTCAGAGGGTTTGCCGGAAGGATTACAAACGATTCACTTTCGCATTCAATATAAGAATGGGATTGTGAAATGGGAAGATATCCCGATCCAAATCATAGGCAATGTGAATAAATCAGTTGGTGTGCATAGGGTTCAATAA
- a CDS encoding S-layer homology domain-containing protein — protein sequence MKKKVILFVCSVICAGSLGYDAYNSLAQGADSLRDISGHWSEQAIRDAVKSGYVDGYADGNFKPDSSISRAEFMKMIAAATGEKVNKQEGEGWYKPYTDRLKEKGVIPDIFPEGYSEPLQRYEMAMLSVRSTDIALKGTMQEATSLGLIHGISTTDLAPYGTSTRAQAITVIERILAVKRGEQLPVDKYAASKAEIDATGSNVGTMLGLKPKEIGTVWNYGEGVTVKLNQLIIADPSDADDPYMKLVDMSTWGKSTSKTGNKVIFANFTVNATQASVGTPDLIPQQMLVQLDASRHLLLSEQQLTRWMRFNTVQINEGFIAYAIPNRISNDSIVFDILGKHVILAGK from the coding sequence TTGAAAAAGAAAGTTATTTTATTCGTATGTTCAGTTATTTGTGCAGGATCGTTGGGATATGATGCTTACAATTCACTAGCTCAAGGTGCGGACTCACTTAGGGATATATCCGGACATTGGTCCGAGCAAGCGATTCGGGATGCGGTTAAATCTGGCTATGTGGACGGTTATGCCGATGGAAATTTTAAACCTGATTCTTCCATCTCACGTGCAGAGTTTATGAAGATGATTGCTGCAGCTACTGGTGAGAAAGTTAACAAGCAAGAAGGAGAGGGATGGTACAAACCGTATACGGATCGTCTGAAGGAAAAAGGCGTCATACCTGATATATTTCCAGAGGGTTATTCGGAGCCATTACAACGTTATGAGATGGCGATGCTATCTGTAAGAAGCACAGATATTGCGCTTAAGGGCACAATGCAAGAAGCTACATCACTGGGGTTAATTCACGGCATAAGCACAACAGATTTAGCACCATATGGGACAAGCACCCGCGCGCAAGCAATCACAGTCATTGAGCGTATACTGGCAGTAAAACGCGGCGAGCAATTGCCCGTCGATAAGTATGCTGCTAGCAAGGCAGAGATTGATGCTACTGGCAGTAATGTTGGGACGATGCTGGGATTGAAACCCAAGGAAATTGGGACGGTTTGGAATTATGGGGAAGGTGTTACGGTGAAGCTGAACCAGTTGATTATTGCGGATCCGAGTGATGCTGATGATCCTTATATGAAATTGGTTGATATGAGCACTTGGGGGAAATCAACGAGTAAAACTGGAAATAAAGTAATCTTTGCAAACTTTACAGTTAATGCTACACAAGCTAGCGTGGGTACGCCTGATTTAATTCCCCAGCAAATGTTAGTTCAATTGGATGCATCCAGACACCTATTATTGTCAGAACAACAATTAACTCGTTGGATGCGTTTTAATACAGTCCAAATAAATGAAGGATTTATTGCCTACGCTATTCCTAATAGAATATCCAATGATTCTATTGTTTTTGACATTTTAGGAAAACATGTAATATTAGCAGGTAAATAG
- a CDS encoding Cof-type HAD-IIB family hydrolase — MKYRLIALDVDGTLLNDDHELTEKTIATIQEVHDQGCHIVLCTGRAPDSTLPLLQQLGLEGTMITHNGAATVYADERGLTLVNEFAFTVPEIEPMLSYVRRESIHFDVCTSFNMYIERISDYEKQMYKKFLITPKLVTSVSELGLPIVKYTLFSQPDVLDRVQQDWEEQQLYGHLRMIRSGDLFIDVMNPIANKGNALKALASSLEIDPSEIMAIGNYFNDLEMMDFAGLGVAVANSPAGVLQAADVITSSNNDEGVHEALIKYCLSN; from the coding sequence TTGAAATATCGATTAATTGCTCTGGATGTAGACGGAACGCTTCTAAATGATGATCATGAATTAACAGAAAAGACGATTGCAACGATTCAAGAAGTTCATGATCAAGGATGTCATATCGTGCTTTGTACAGGAAGAGCACCAGACAGCACGTTACCACTTCTTCAGCAATTGGGTTTGGAAGGAACCATGATTACCCATAATGGAGCTGCGACGGTTTACGCCGATGAGCGGGGACTTACGTTAGTTAACGAGTTTGCTTTTACAGTGCCTGAAATTGAGCCTATGTTGAGTTATGTAAGAAGGGAATCCATTCATTTTGATGTTTGTACGTCATTCAACATGTATATTGAGCGCATTAGTGATTATGAGAAACAGATGTACAAGAAATTTTTGATCACCCCTAAGCTTGTTACGAGTGTATCAGAGCTAGGGCTGCCGATTGTCAAATACACGCTTTTTAGCCAACCGGATGTGCTCGATCGCGTACAGCAAGATTGGGAAGAACAGCAATTATACGGTCATTTGCGGATGATTCGCAGCGGAGATTTATTTATTGATGTGATGAATCCGATCGCGAATAAAGGGAATGCTTTGAAGGCTTTGGCTTCGTCATTAGAGATAGATCCTAGTGAAATTATGGCTATTGGCAACTACTTCAATGATTTGGAAATGATGGATTTCGCAGGTCTTGGCGTTGCAGTAGCTAATTCTCCAGCGGGTGTTTTGCAGGCTGCGGATGTGATAACATCATCTAATAATGATGAGGGTGTGCATGAAGCTTTAATAAAGTATTGTTTATCAAATTAA